In Pieris napi chromosome 2, ilPieNapi1.2, whole genome shotgun sequence, the following proteins share a genomic window:
- the LOC125059523 gene encoding collagen alpha-1(V) chain-like, giving the protein MVNVWTLVFLVYSFQLVNGEAVESSTVSTSSQEAAIPDESQARTISAELRECGLRITGPGLKWEKAKVDDCSTAYADLPEIPKINGEAGAQGRQGFMGEKGIQGPRGLEGEKGDKGPIGEAGSGGEKGDRGSTGLKGAKGEQGASIPGLQGPPGPPGPDDVYSHLLYVELPKNDVIIDVSMPEPGKKNPGSQKNPARSCANIESEGDTDGYYYLNPESEFMAKCDFEKQSACLSLPYIEKPTLCDRKPCWLFKPGFNIRKFYGDQLHNIKYLSTLNGTTHSTHTFSISCKYLRLSEDSNLQIQLNHMLLIGNEASDETPLYYIVQSDDCTSENEEGSAEIVLTINGPFLPITDFYIRDFNEESELTFEITHVCFYYK; this is encoded by the exons ATGGTGAATGTTTGGACTTTAGTATTTTTGGTGTATAGTTTTCAATTAGTCAATGGAGAGG CAGTGGAATCCAGCACTGTATCCACTTCAAGTCAAGAGGCTGCAATACCAGAT GAATCTCAAGCCCGTACAATATCAGCTGAACTGA GAGAATGCGGTTTACGAATA ACAGGACCAGGTTTGAAATGGGAGAAAGCGAAAGTTGATGATTGCTCCACAGCGTACGCTGATCTACCAg AGATACCAAAAATTAATGGAGAAGCAGGTGCTCAAGGAAGGCAAGGGTTTATGGGAGAAAAAGGCATTCAAGGACCACGTGGGTTAGAGGGGGAGAAAGGTGACAAAGGACCGATAGGTGAAGCTGGTAGTGGGGGAGAAAAGGGGGATCGAGGTTCTACCGGACTCAAAGGAGCGAAGGGTGAACaa GGTGCGTCAATTCCTGGCCTTCAGGGGCCTCCCGGTCCACCAGGCCCTGATGATGTATACAGCCATCTTTTGTATGTCGAATTACCGAAGAACGACGTCATAAttg atgTATCAATGCCTGAACCGGGCAAGAAGAATCCCGGTTCCCAGAAGAATCCAGCGAGATCGTGCGCAAACATTGAATCTGAGGGCGATACTG ATGGATATTACTATCTAAACCCCGAAAGCGAGTTTATGGCGAAGTGTGATTTTGAAAAACAAAGCGCCTGTCTAAGTCTACCGTATATAGAGAAACCTACACTATGCGACAGGAAGCCATGTTGGCTGTTCAAGCCTGGGTTCAATATTAGGAAATTTTATGGTGAT caattacacaatataaaatatctaagcACCTTAAACGGAACGACACATTCCACTCACACGTTTTCCATTTCTTGCAAATACCTGAGATTGAGTGAAGATTCCAATTtgcaaatacaattaaatcacATGCTGTTAATTGGAAATGAAGCGTCGGACGAGACGCCATTGTATTATATAGTCCAAAGTGACGATTGT acTTCAGAGAATGAGGAGGGATCTGCTGAAATAGTATTGACAATAAATGGTCCGTTCTTACCAATCACGGACTTTTATATAAGAGATTTTAATGAAGAATCTGAACTTACATTTGAAATAACtcatgtttgtttttattataaataa